The genomic region GCGTGACAAGTACAGGGTCATAGCTTACGGATGCTCTTTCCATTGGTAGATTTACTGAAGCCGATGCCACACCATCAAGCTTTTTCAATGTCTTTTCTACATTCTGTGAACAGGCAGAACATTGCATTCCTGATACTTTGAATGCAATTTCCTCAACAGATCCGGGTTCGTGTTTGCTTTCTTCCGCCTCCTCATCCTCTATTATGATAGGACACGCAGCTTCATCATCAGAATCCTGGACTGTGCAGGTATCTTCCCCAACTTCATATCCTGCGGCTGTAATTGCTTGTTTTATTTCATCCAGGCCAATTGTTTCCGGATTGAAATCAACAGAAGCATTCTCATCTTCAAGGCTGACTTCTACTGAGTTCACACCTTCAAGTGACATTATTGCATCACTGACACGTTTGTGACAATGCATGCACATCATGCCATAGACTTTGATAGTAGCTTTCATTTGTTAAAAAGAAAAAGGGTTATTATGTGATTTTCAATTCTCAGGCTACAACGGTGTAACCGGCATCTGTGACGACTGCCTTTATGGCATCAAGACTTACAATATCAGGGTCAAAGGTTACTGTTGCCTGCTTTGCTGCAAGGTCAACTTTCACTTCGCTGACACCTGTTACAGATCCAACGGATTTCTCCACATTTGCCTGGCAATGTCCGCACATCATTCCTTCGATTTTGATAACTTCTGTTGTCATAGTTTTTGAATCTCCTACATTTTGTAAGGAGTGCTAAATATATATGTTTCACGCTTGTGAAGTATCTGCCCTCCTTCAGACAGTTCTCACACATTGCTCGATGAATTCTTTCCATTTTGCAGGATTTTCAACCATCAGAGAATGCTTCTTCATGTTCCCGGAATCTTCTGAAATAATAAGCTGTTCTTTTTTCAGGAATCCTCCCTTCAGTTCCACACCAACTATCTTTTTGTTAGGTATGTCAAGCTCTGTGTTTTCTGAAATATCAAGGACGATAAGACGTTTATTAGTGAGCAATGTAAGCTCTGTCCCGTTTCTGGATGAAATGATAAGATGTTCTCCTCTGACGTATTCTGGACGCATACTTTCCAGTGTTTCCTCAATTACCTGAATTTTTTTGGAACTCAGGGGATACAGTTTCAGTTTCTTGTTTCCAGTTACAAGAATAATCCTGCCGGGTTCACAATGCATGCCTAAAAGGTTTTTAAGTTCTATTCGCTCCTCGATATCAGAACGTTTTGAGAAAAGACCGGTGCTTACCCTCTTCAAAAATATATTCTTGTTTGTGATGCTAAGGATGAGTTTCTCATTTCCCAGTATTACAGTTTCATTGGCAAGAACCTGTTCTCCTTTCTTAAGAATTGCTCCTGCATTATTTTCTTCATTTTTTGGAGATGAATTATTCTCATGATGTAACCCGGAATTTGCACATTCATCCGTCAGGTAATGGTTCAGCATTTCCGTAAGCAGATAACCATCAATGAGTTTGAGGTTGTGTTGTTCCGCTTCTTCAATAGCTTCTTTAGTAAAAGAAGAGCTTGTAACAATTATGACACCGTCAACATGGTCACGATACCTGATGCTGCTGTATTCCCTGATGTCTTTTACGCCAACCGGGTTGCTGTATCTTTTTGCCTGAACGTTCCATGTGTGTACGAGTCCGAAATTCTCTATTCGGATTACCAGATCAATTCCTTTGTCCCTGGAATATTGGGTAAGTTCGGTATGGTATCCCATTTTGGAGAAAAGTTGTGAGAGCAGAACCTCAAAGTCCTGCGGGTCGGTTTCAAGCAGATGTTCAACAGTCCATTTAGCCATGTTTCCATCCTTAATTATTTCTGATTAGCCTGTTAGTCTAATTTATCTGTTTTATTGTTAAATATCTATCTTTTGAATGTTAATCTCTTTTCTTCTGTCCAAATCGGTATTGTTGAGTTATTGCACAACCATGCAAATGCTTAAATGCATTGAAGGTAGATGGTAGGAAGAATTAAAACTTCTATATTAAATCATGTCTACAGTTAAATATCTGTAAATTATATTATTCAAAGGGTGAATCGTATGGATGATATAGAATCTATCAGGCAGAAAAGAATGCAGCAACTGCAAGAGTCTCTGGAAAAGAAGGAGTTTCCTTCAGATCCTGTAACAATAAATGATGCTTCCTTTAATGAATTCGTATCGAAATATCCGCTCGTTCTTGTGGACTGCTGGGCACCCTGGTGTGGTCCATGCCGCATGCTTTCCCCGGTTCTTGATGAGCTGGCAACTGAAATGCAGGGAAAGGTTGTGTTTGGAAAGCTGAACGTGGACGAGGAAAAAATGACGGCTGTTAAGTTTGGAATCACAAGTATTCCTGCAATGTTGATTTTCAAAAACGGGGAATATGTCGATAAACTTATAGGCGCTGTACCGAAACAAAATATCATCCAGAAACTTCAGCCTTATATCTGAGGGATATAAATGTCACATAAACCAAGAATTGCAGAAAGTCCTTCTGTCCGTTTACTTGACTTAAAGGACAAATCAAAATCATATTTCATTGTAGCGTCGGTGGAAGTAGGTAATACCACCACAAAGTGCATCCTTACCGCAACTAACCTGGAAGATGGTAAGACCAGGCTTGTTAAAAAATCAGTTAGCATGACAAGGGATGTGAGGCCTCCAAAGCCGGAAGAAGAAGTGTTCGGAAAGACACTTAATGGAGTTGAACTTACAAGGGAGTCTGTTTCCGAATTGGTTCGGGACACTTTACTTGGTGTTGTGAAAGAAGCCAACCTTGACATTAAGACTGACGTTCATTTCGTAGTCCGCTCAACTGGTGTTGTAGCGGGTTTTGATTCACCTGATGAGGTTGGAGAATTCATCAAGGCATTGGCAGACGGGTGTCTTCTGGCAGGTGTTCCACCAAACCGAATGACCCCTCCAATGTCAATATCAAATATTCCTGACAGGTTCCAGAAATATTCCAAACTCGAGAAGGTCATATTTGATGGTGCAGTGGCAAGTGTAACTCCTCCTGTTGGTGCAACAGGTGTTGAGATTGTTGCGAATGAAATGGAAGGAGAGCTTGCAACAGCCGGAATCAAGGAAGGTGCAAAGTGGGTGGATGTTGATTTCCGCAACCCCTGTTTATCCATGGACTTCGGCACAACCCTTGATGGAAGGATTATCAGTCCTGACCTTCCGTATGCTAAAACCATAGGGAACTTCTGTGGCTATGCAGGTGCAATTCCTGATACCATTATTAAAGGAACTGGAATGGTGGATTCTAAAAAAGGTACTGCTCTTGATATTTTCGATGGCAAGTCACTTGATGGTATTGCACTGAAACTAAAAAGCAAGATCATACATGAATATGCTGAAAAAATACTGAGCTATATTATTATTGAAAAGGTGCCAAAAGGCCGTACAAGATATGGTAGTGTGCCGGTCAATTCCGAAGCTGCCGATGCAATCAATGTTGTTCTTATCGGTTGCGATGTAGGTGAGAATGGTACTGATCTTGACAAACTTGCAGCTCTTGGTGCTGAGATATATGAAAAGCACAATGTTAAAGTTTTGTTTGCAGTTATTGACGAAGTAATGGCACGTGTTGTCCAGCGTCTTGTAAAGGTAGCACAGGACGAAGGTCTTGTTTACGAAGATAGTGCAATAGGTGTTACTGGAAGGGCAGGTATTACAGGAAACAAGCCAAAGCTTATACTCAAGTATCTGCACGATCTTGGCATCAATAATAAGATAGAAGAGCATGTTGTCTTTGTAGATGATGGTCTTGCACGTGGTGCAGCCGTAATGGCAAGATGTATGAATTCCCTTGGAACGACCTTTAATCCTCTTGGTGGACACAGGGGTGGAAAATGTATTCTTGCACAGCGTATTAAACTACAGAATAAGTAATCATCAGAATAAGAATATGAATTGGCAGGTTTCCCTGCCATTTGATATTTGAAATTAATTTCCAAGCGGCTTTGAAAACAGCCTGGTTTAAAAACAGCTTCAATCTAAAATCTCAAGCTCTTCTTTTTTGCTGCCTTTTGCTCTCTTTTTGGAACTCGATCTCATGTTTTTTCATAGATCTTTCATGCCTGTTGGGTTTTGTACCTTTCAAAATTGCACCTCATAAACAGTTACAGTGATGCGTTTAACTACCGGCGAAGCATTAAGCCCGGGAACTGAAAATAGCCTGTAAACCTTTACTTTTTAGCAATTCTACCTCTTTCAGTATTTATCAAAAAGAGATTTGCACAAGAGGAATTTATATTTTTTGTTTTCTTCCGTAAGAGTAGCAGCAACAATGTAATTTATATATTTATTTCAGAATGAATATGCAAAAAATTGCATTCGCTATCTCAAATCATTCTTTAGGAATGTCAAGTCTGGAACAAATTTGTTTCAGGCTCATAGTATTGAGCACGTCATCAGGTTCAACCCATGCCCTTCTTGCCATATTTATCCCATATTCAATGTTATCCAGTTGTTCAATTGCATGAGTATCAGTATTGATGGCAAGCATTACACCATGCTCTTTTGCCCGCTTTGCATTAATGTCGTTGAGGTCAAGTCTCCAGGGAGATGAGTTTATTTCAAGGACTTTTTCATTATCCTTTGCAGTCTGAATCACCGTTTCCATATCAACATCATAAGGTGGTCGCTTTCCAAACTTTCTTCCGGTTGGATGTGCCATTATATCCACATGTTCATTTTCAAGGGCAGAAACTATTCTTTTTGTCATCTTCTTCCTGTCCTGCTCAAGTCCTGCATGAACCGCAACAACCACAATATCGAGCTGCTCCAGCAGTTCATTATTGTAATCCAGCTTACCATCTGCCTTAATATCGCACTCGGTTCCCGAAAGAATTCTTATCTCCTCGTATTTTTCATTGAGCCTGTCAATGGCATCGATATGTTCAAGCAATCTCTTATCAGACAGGCCATTGGCCACACCTGTTGAGTGTGAATGGTCAGTGATTGCGATATATTCATATCCTCTCTGAATAGCAGCTTCTGCAAGCTCTTCCATGGTGTTGGCACCGTCACTCCAGTTTGAGTGTACGTGAAAGTCTCCTTTGATATCCTTTCTTTCGATAAGCTTCGGAAGTTTTCCTCTGAGAGCAGCTTCGACTTCTCCCCTGTTCCCACGAAGTTCAGGTGGCAGGTATTCAAGACCCAGTTCATCGTACAGTTTCTCTTCACTACTGAATTTTGTGAGTTCACCTGAATTCTCATCGGTCAGTCCATATTCATTCAGACTGTATCCTTTTGATAGTGCAAGCTTTCTGAGATGGATGTTATGATCTTTTGAACCTGTGAAATGTTGCAGCATTGAGCCATAGGAATCTTTCTTTACAACTCTAAGATCAACATGGAAATTTCCCGGATACATAATTGATGCTTTAGTTATTCCCGATTCCAGTATTTCTTCAACCTTCTCAATTTCAGTAAAATAGCTGATTGCTTTCTCTGGTTCTTCGGAGATAGCTATAAGGTCAATGTCACCGACCGTATCCTTCTTTCTTCGAAGGCTGCCGGTAATTGCAACTTTTTCAATATCAGGGCTCAAGTTTAGAATATCTGTAATTTCCCTTGCTACTTCCTTTGCCAGAACGTAAGGATGTCTTCCGTGATCTTTATCCTCTTTTTGTCTGGCAATAGAGCGCAGTATTTTCTCTTCCTGCTTTTCTCCCATGCGTGGAAGTCTTCTTATTCTATGTTCCCTTGCAGCCCTGCTGAGTTCGTCAACGGTCTGCACACCCAGTTTCTCATAAAACAATCGCGCAGTTTTAGGCCCAATTCCGGGGATGTTCATTATTTCAATGATTCCTGCGGGAATCTCATCCATTGTTCTCTCATAAGCTTCAAAAGTTCCGGTTTCAAGCATTTCAACTATTTTGCTTTTGAGAATCTTCCCAATTCCCGGGATGTCTTCAAGGCTTCCTTCTCTGTGAAGTACCTGAAGCTCCTCATCAAGTCCTTTGATTGTGCGTGCTGCATTTGTGTAGGCTCGTGTCTTGAACTGGCTTTCACCTTTGAATTCAAGCATTTTCGCCATATGGTTGAACTTTTCAGCTATCCGGATGTTGTCCATGTTATCCCGTTGGATTATTTTTCTCTCTTTCTTTTAATGGCATCTTCAACGGCTTTTTTGTGAATATCGCCTGATTCGTGGATGCCACCCATGCCGCCCCGTACAGCCCTGCATGGATATTGCTGTATCAGAAGTCCGGCTCTGGCAGGTGCATCTTCTACTTTTGTTCCCACAAGTTCTTTTGCCATGTGCCATGTGCTTCCACAGGGTGCCCCGCATAATACTTTGACCGAACTGATTATACCTTTATCGATGTCAACCTCAAGTTCTGGTATTGACAGGTATTTGCAGAGTTCTTCTGTTTCAGGTTCAGACTCAAGGGTGCAGCAAATGTCTTCCACTTCTATGAGCATTCCATATTTTTTCGCTAATCCTTCTAGTTCCACAACAGGTGCTTTAGAGGCTCCTCCGGGAATAATCAGGGCTTTGACACCTGCTTTTCCTGCCATGTGCGCTATTGCAACTGTAAGATCGGGGTGAAGGGAGTAAGTTATCACAATGTTAGAATCAAATACCGAAGTATCTATGTTGAGTCCTTCCAGAAATTCCTCTGGCTCATCTATGAAATCGGGCAATAATTCTGGAACTGCTGTTTGAACAACCTTCATGTCAGTTTTTGAGAGGATGGTCTCAATGAGCCTATTTCCGTATTTTCCTCTGGTGATTACTCCGATGGTGGTCATTTTTTATCTCTAAAAAGTTTACTTCCTTTGCATATATTCCTGCCGGAACATGTACCAGTGATTATTTCGGGAAGATCCATGTCCGGGATGCATGCAGTATTATATGACCGATTAGTATATTTATTATGATAAAACATATTTCCATGAGGTTTGATTATGGACGAATACGACCCGAATAAAGTTTATTTCAGATGCAACACCTGTGAGTTTTTATTTATGGAAGACCCTTCTCTGTTCCCTGTGAGATGTCCACAGTGCGGTAGTGAGGATGTTGTAAGGACCTGATTTGTCTGGTAACTTCTCATCCGGAACAAATTCTAAATAGTATTCCTTTGCTTTCATTGTTGATGTCAATGAAAGGTAAACTCATTACTCTGGAAGGTATTGATGGCTCCGGTAAATCCACTATAACAGAGCGTCTGCGCTCTAATCCTGAGTTTAAGGATTTTGTTTTCACAAGGGAGCCAACCACCGGCTGGATAGGTGATGCCGTAAACCGTGCTATCCATTCGGATACAGACGACCTTGCAGAGCTTTTGCTTTTCACCGCAGATCATGCGGAACATATTTCAAAACTTATCCTGCCTGCACTTGAAAGTGGCCAGAATGTTATCTCTGACAGGTATTCAGGAAGCAGGTATGCATATCAGGCTGTGACGCTTAAAGACAAGTTCCCTGAGCCAATGGAATGGATACAGCAGATACACCACGGCTGGACAGTTGACCCAGATCTTACAGTTCTTTTTGATATTGATCCGGAAATATCAGTTGAGAGGTGTGGTAACCGTGGTGAGCAAACCAAATTTGAGAAGATAGATTTCCTGGAGGAAGTACGGGCAAATTACCTGAAGCTTGCAGAAGCACATCCTAAAAGGTTTGTTATTATCAATACCGATAGAGCTGTGGATGAGATTGAGAAGGATGTTCTGGATGCGATTCACTCATTGATTGAAGGATAATTTTCAATCTTTTTTTGTTTTCTTTGAATAAGGATCATCAATATATAGTATACTTGCGTATACTGCAGTATATGTCAGCAGCTACGACCATAAAGATAGACCCTCAACTGAAAGATGACCTTGACAGATTGAAATTATTTCCTCGGGAAACGTATAACGATGTAGTCTCACGTCTGGTTGATATGGCATATGATTCTGAACCCATTAGTGATGATACAATAAGAAGGATTGAAGAATCACTTGAAGACTTCAAGCGTGGAAAATACTACACGCAAGAAGAAGTCGAGGCTGAGTTGGGGCTTAGGTAATGTATACTATCCTGTACTCTACCGGAGCACTGAAGGATATTAAAAATCTCCCGGCAGATATTGCGCAAAAGATAGTATTGTCTATCAAGGAAATCAGCGATAACCCAAAATCGCATGTTAAGAAGCTTAAAGGCTTTCCTAAATCGCCTTTGTATTCACTAAGGGTCGGTGACTATCGTGCAATAATGAGTATCGAGGATGATAAGCTGGTTGTGTTTGTTATTGAGGTTGGGCATCGGAGCAAAATCTACCGCAAGTATTGAACTAACTCTAATAAACGAAAGAAAAAAGTAAAAAATGGAGTAACCGTTAGGGTTACTCAAGTCCGTTCTCATCAGCGAATTTGATGAGAGCTTCTCCAAGAGTTCTTGTGTATTTTGGGTTGAGGTTGAAACGTGATTTTTTCTGTCCGCCTCTTTCCTTTGCGATCTCTATGTATT from Methanolobus tindarius DSM 2278 harbors:
- a CDS encoding heavy-metal-associated domain-containing protein, producing MTTEVIKIEGMMCGHCQANVEKSVGSVTGVSEVKVDLAAKQATVTFDPDIVSLDAIKAVVTDAGYTVVA
- a CDS encoding restriction endonuclease — its product is MAKWTVEHLLETDPQDFEVLLSQLFSKMGYHTELTQYSRDKGIDLVIRIENFGLVHTWNVQAKRYSNPVGVKDIREYSSIRYRDHVDGVIIVTSSSFTKEAIEEAEQHNLKLIDGYLLTEMLNHYLTDECANSGLHHENNSSPKNEENNAGAILKKGEQVLANETVILGNEKLILSITNKNIFLKRVSTGLFSKRSDIEERIELKNLLGMHCEPGRIILVTGNKKLKLYPLSSKKIQVIEETLESMRPEYVRGEHLIISSRNGTELTLLTNKRLIVLDISENTELDIPNKKIVGVELKGGFLKKEQLIISEDSGNMKKHSLMVENPAKWKEFIEQCVRTV
- the trxA gene encoding thioredoxin, which produces MDDIESIRQKRMQQLQESLEKKEFPSDPVTINDASFNEFVSKYPLVLVDCWAPWCGPCRMLSPVLDELATEMQGKVVFGKLNVDEEKMTAVKFGITSIPAMLIFKNGEYVDKLIGAVPKQNIIQKLQPYI
- a CDS encoding methanogenesis marker 14 protein, with product MSHKPRIAESPSVRLLDLKDKSKSYFIVASVEVGNTTTKCILTATNLEDGKTRLVKKSVSMTRDVRPPKPEEEVFGKTLNGVELTRESVSELVRDTLLGVVKEANLDIKTDVHFVVRSTGVVAGFDSPDEVGEFIKALADGCLLAGVPPNRMTPPMSISNIPDRFQKYSKLEKVIFDGAVASVTPPVGATGVEIVANEMEGELATAGIKEGAKWVDVDFRNPCLSMDFGTTLDGRIISPDLPYAKTIGNFCGYAGAIPDTIIKGTGMVDSKKGTALDIFDGKSLDGIALKLKSKIIHEYAEKILSYIIIEKVPKGRTRYGSVPVNSEAADAINVVLIGCDVGENGTDLDKLAALGAEIYEKHNVKVLFAVIDEVMARVVQRLVKVAQDEGLVYEDSAIGVTGRAGITGNKPKLILKYLHDLGINNKIEEHVVFVDDGLARGAAVMARCMNSLGTTFNPLGGHRGGKCILAQRIKLQNK
- the polX gene encoding DNA polymerase/3'-5' exonuclease PolX, which translates into the protein MDNIRIAEKFNHMAKMLEFKGESQFKTRAYTNAARTIKGLDEELQVLHREGSLEDIPGIGKILKSKIVEMLETGTFEAYERTMDEIPAGIIEIMNIPGIGPKTARLFYEKLGVQTVDELSRAAREHRIRRLPRMGEKQEEKILRSIARQKEDKDHGRHPYVLAKEVAREITDILNLSPDIEKVAITGSLRRKKDTVGDIDLIAISEEPEKAISYFTEIEKVEEILESGITKASIMYPGNFHVDLRVVKKDSYGSMLQHFTGSKDHNIHLRKLALSKGYSLNEYGLTDENSGELTKFSSEEKLYDELGLEYLPPELRGNRGEVEAALRGKLPKLIERKDIKGDFHVHSNWSDGANTMEELAEAAIQRGYEYIAITDHSHSTGVANGLSDKRLLEHIDAIDRLNEKYEEIRILSGTECDIKADGKLDYNNELLEQLDIVVVAVHAGLEQDRKKMTKRIVSALENEHVDIMAHPTGRKFGKRPPYDVDMETVIQTAKDNEKVLEINSSPWRLDLNDINAKRAKEHGVMLAINTDTHAIEQLDNIEYGINMARRAWVEPDDVLNTMSLKQICSRLDIPKE
- a CDS encoding DUF166 domain-containing protein translates to MTTIGVITRGKYGNRLIETILSKTDMKVVQTAVPELLPDFIDEPEEFLEGLNIDTSVFDSNIVITYSLHPDLTVAIAHMAGKAGVKALIIPGGASKAPVVELEGLAKKYGMLIEVEDICCTLESEPETEELCKYLSIPELEVDIDKGIISSVKVLCGAPCGSTWHMAKELVGTKVEDAPARAGLLIQQYPCRAVRGGMGGIHESGDIHKKAVEDAIKRKREK
- the tmk gene encoding dTMP kinase, with the protein product MKGKLITLEGIDGSGKSTITERLRSNPEFKDFVFTREPTTGWIGDAVNRAIHSDTDDLAELLLFTADHAEHISKLILPALESGQNVISDRYSGSRYAYQAVTLKDKFPEPMEWIQQIHHGWTVDPDLTVLFDIDPEISVERCGNRGEQTKFEKIDFLEEVRANYLKLAEAHPKRFVIINTDRAVDEIEKDVLDAIHSLIEG
- a CDS encoding DUF7557 family protein yields the protein MSAATTIKIDPQLKDDLDRLKLFPRETYNDVVSRLVDMAYDSEPISDDTIRRIEESLEDFKRGKYYTQEEVEAELGLR
- a CDS encoding type II toxin-antitoxin system RelE family toxin, producing the protein MYTILYSTGALKDIKNLPADIAQKIVLSIKEISDNPKSHVKKLKGFPKSPLYSLRVGDYRAIMSIEDDKLVVFVIEVGHRSKIYRKY